A part of Kineococcus endophyticus genomic DNA contains:
- a CDS encoding DUF4091 domain-containing protein, whose translation MGVQDCARPGAFAFTVVSSLEKVFPDQAPPPAGAEPLRAFTGETVSFQVAWRPPAVRDLSDLPRLRLEVAAGRGARADVFRVGLVPVLVPAFEDSDDVFLRRAPGLFPDPLTPLGEGELSSSVLGAWSAWWVDVVVEDPEGDRHREVVVRVRTEDGQLLHVDTVALQLHRQVLPPVDIAVAQWLHTDCLADHYGVEPFGARHWELLESYLPSVGRAGGNCLLTPLWTPPLDTEVGGRRTTTQLLDVRRDETGWQFGFDRLDRWVALALRHGFDVLEMPHLFTQWGAEATPSIWAGGPAGLEEVFGWHVSASDPRYRGFLEALLPRLQAHLALRWPTVRTVWHVSDEPGHDKLAGYQAARAVVGDLVKGQTVIDALSDRSFLTSGAVDIPVVAADAAAPFISAGDEFWAYHCNVHDRGVSNRFIAMPSWRTRAIGEQLFRAGASGFLHWGFNFWNSQLSRGAVDPWQDPSAGNAFPAGDPFLVYPGPDGTPVESLRHRAFAQGMADHAALQLVRDLTGQDLTRTTPGTSRRQDALLSSGRTADDWLQTRPAVDAVLAGLT comes from the coding sequence GTGGGCGTGCAGGATTGCGCCAGGCCGGGAGCCTTCGCCTTCACCGTGGTCAGTTCGCTGGAGAAGGTCTTCCCCGACCAGGCGCCCCCACCCGCTGGTGCTGAGCCGTTGCGCGCCTTCACGGGGGAGACGGTGTCCTTCCAGGTGGCGTGGCGTCCCCCGGCGGTCCGCGATCTGAGCGATCTGCCCCGGCTCCGCCTGGAGGTGGCGGCGGGACGGGGCGCTCGGGCGGACGTGTTCCGGGTCGGACTGGTCCCGGTGCTGGTGCCCGCCTTCGAGGACTCCGACGACGTCTTCCTCCGCAGAGCGCCGGGACTGTTCCCCGACCCGCTCACCCCCCTCGGCGAGGGCGAGCTGAGCTCGTCGGTGCTCGGGGCCTGGTCGGCGTGGTGGGTCGACGTCGTCGTGGAGGACCCGGAGGGGGACCGGCACCGGGAGGTGGTCGTGCGGGTGCGGACCGAGGACGGCCAGCTCCTGCACGTCGACACGGTGGCGCTGCAGCTGCATCGCCAGGTCCTGCCGCCGGTGGACATCGCGGTGGCCCAGTGGCTGCACACCGACTGCCTGGCCGACCACTACGGCGTCGAGCCGTTCGGAGCACGGCACTGGGAGTTGCTCGAGTCGTACTTGCCGTCGGTGGGTCGCGCGGGCGGGAACTGCCTGCTCACACCCCTGTGGACTCCGCCGCTGGACACCGAGGTCGGCGGCCGGCGCACCACGACGCAGTTGCTGGACGTGCGTCGGGACGAGACGGGATGGCAGTTCGGGTTCGACCGGCTGGACCGTTGGGTGGCGCTGGCCCTCCGTCACGGCTTCGACGTGCTGGAGATGCCGCACCTGTTCACGCAGTGGGGAGCGGAGGCGACCCCGTCGATCTGGGCCGGCGGCCCGGCTGGGCTGGAGGAGGTCTTCGGCTGGCACGTGAGCGCCTCCGATCCGCGCTACCGCGGCTTCCTGGAGGCGTTGCTACCGCGGCTGCAGGCCCACCTCGCCCTGCGCTGGCCGACCGTGCGGACCGTCTGGCACGTCAGTGACGAACCGGGCCACGACAAGCTCGCCGGGTACCAGGCCGCCCGTGCGGTGGTCGGAGACCTGGTGAAGGGTCAGACCGTCATCGACGCCCTGAGCGACCGGTCGTTCCTCACGAGCGGTGCCGTCGACATCCCCGTGGTGGCCGCGGATGCCGCCGCCCCGTTCATCAGCGCCGGCGACGAGTTCTGGGCCTACCACTGCAACGTGCACGACCGGGGGGTGTCCAACCGGTTCATCGCCATGCCGAGCTGGCGGACCCGTGCGATCGGGGAGCAGCTCTTCCGGGCCGGCGCGTCGGGGTTCCTGCACTGGGGCTTCAACTTCTGGAACAGCCAGCTGTCCCGCGGCGCCGTCGACCCCTGGCAGGACCCCAGCGCCGGGAACGCCTTCCCCGCCGGTGACCCGTTCCTCGTCTACCCCGGACCCGACGGAACACCGGTGGAGTCGTTGCGGCACCGCGCCTTCGCGCAGGGCATGGCCGACCACGCCGCGCTCCAGCTGGTCCGTGACCTCACCGGACAGGACCTGACGCGGACCACACCTGGCACGTCCCGCCGCCAGGACGCGCTCCTCTCCTCGGGGCGCACCGCCGACGACTGGTTGCAGACGCGGCCGGCCGTCGACGCCGTCCTCGCGGGGCTGACGTGA
- a CDS encoding GNAT family N-acetyltransferase — protein sequence MTTPPATRLGGFTLPVGDGLDLVLAEPRLAAPLHSLLLANLEHLQPWDELARPDLTLEEFRGVQVRACQAWVEGRGVPCVLRLDGRVVGALGSRTVADGTTAELGFWVDAAHQGRGLVSRSVRALVRHLAVDHGIRTVEMRIAAGNVRSRAVADRLGFALVQTVPGVLTIDGRPHDLCVHRRPALGD from the coding sequence GTGACGACCCCTCCGGCGACCCGCCTCGGCGGCTTCACCCTGCCGGTGGGCGACGGCCTCGACCTCGTCCTCGCCGAACCGCGTCTCGCGGCGCCGCTGCACTCGCTGCTGCTGGCCAACCTCGAGCACCTGCAGCCGTGGGACGAGCTGGCGCGGCCCGACCTGACGCTGGAGGAGTTCCGCGGCGTCCAGGTCCGGGCGTGCCAGGCGTGGGTGGAGGGACGAGGGGTGCCGTGCGTCCTGCGGCTGGACGGGCGGGTCGTGGGAGCCCTGGGGTCACGGACCGTGGCCGACGGGACGACGGCCGAGCTGGGGTTCTGGGTGGACGCCGCCCACCAGGGTCGAGGGCTGGTCAGCCGCAGCGTGCGCGCGCTCGTACGGCACCTCGCCGTCGACCACGGGATCCGCACCGTCGAGATGCGGATCGCCGCCGGCAACGTCCGCAGCCGCGCCGTCGCCGACCGGCTCGGCTTCGCGCTGGTGCAGACCGTGCCGGGGGTCCTGACGATCGACGGGCGGCCCCACGACCTGTGCGTCCACCGCCGCCCCGCCCTCGGGGACTGA
- a CDS encoding peptidylprolyl isomerase, whose protein sequence is MYATLHTNHGDIRLELFENHAPKTVANFVGLAEGTKEWQDPASGEKKTAPFYDGLTFHRIIDGFMIQGGCPRGDGRGGPGYQFDDEIHPDLRFDKKYLLAMANAGKIAGHGTNGSQFFVTVTTTPHLNGKHTIFGEVADEESRAVVDAIATVPVGPGDAPREPVVITSVDVERD, encoded by the coding sequence ATGTACGCCACCCTGCACACCAACCACGGCGACATCCGCCTGGAACTGTTCGAGAACCACGCCCCCAAGACGGTGGCGAACTTCGTGGGCCTCGCCGAGGGCACGAAGGAGTGGCAGGACCCGGCCAGCGGCGAGAAGAAGACCGCGCCGTTCTACGACGGGCTCACCTTCCACCGCATCATCGACGGCTTCATGATCCAGGGGGGCTGCCCCCGTGGTGACGGCCGCGGCGGCCCCGGGTACCAGTTCGACGACGAGATCCACCCGGACCTGCGCTTCGACAAGAAGTACCTGCTGGCCATGGCCAACGCCGGGAAGATCGCCGGTCACGGCACCAACGGGTCCCAGTTCTTCGTCACCGTGACGACGACGCCGCACCTCAACGGCAAGCACACGATCTTCGGCGAGGTCGCCGACGAAGAGAGCCGCGCCGTCGTGGACGCCATCGCCACCGTGCCGGTCGGCCCCGGTGACGCTCCCCGCGAGCCCGTCGTCATCACGTCCGTCGACGTCGAGCGCGACTGA
- a CDS encoding glycosyltransferase → MPRVAVVRHTFGLPSEPFVLTQARAFSRWEPVLVSRDAVPAEVAGGLPSHSLVDAAGPRAAALHTAGLASGPLTAALRALRVDAVLAHFGFEASCALPATRRAGVPLATVFHGVDATTSRAELLRARHVSWATYARRSRALAHRGDLFLPVSDHLRHRVLDRGFPADRTVTHHLGIDLDVLPAADPVPGTLVHVGRLVPKKGHATLFRALTGMAGVRLTCVGDGPLRAELTALARDLRLDVEFTGALDHAETLQRIARSSLLCLPSTTGPTGDQEGLGQVLLEAGALGRPVVATRHGGIPSAVVDGTTGLLVPEQDPDALAAAIRRVLERPRLAADLGRAAAAHVRENFDVRVQTARLETLLDSLLADGGPR, encoded by the coding sequence GTGCCCCGCGTAGCCGTCGTCCGGCACACCTTCGGGTTGCCGTCCGAACCCTTCGTCCTCACCCAGGCGCGGGCCTTCTCCCGCTGGGAACCCGTCCTGGTCTCCCGGGACGCGGTGCCCGCCGAGGTCGCCGGCGGGTTGCCGTCGCACTCGCTCGTCGACGCCGCCGGGCCACGCGCCGCCGCGCTCCACACGGCCGGGCTCGCGTCCGGTCCCCTGACGGCGGCGTTGCGCGCGCTGCGAGTGGACGCGGTCCTGGCCCACTTCGGGTTCGAGGCCTCCTGCGCGCTGCCCGCGACCCGGCGCGCCGGGGTTCCGCTCGCGACGGTGTTCCACGGCGTGGACGCGACCACCTCCCGCGCGGAACTGCTGCGCGCACGGCACGTCTCGTGGGCCACCTACGCGCGACGTTCCCGCGCGCTGGCCCACCGCGGTGACCTGTTCCTGCCCGTCTCCGACCACCTGCGCCACCGCGTCCTGGACAGGGGTTTCCCCGCCGACCGCACCGTGACGCACCACCTGGGCATCGACCTCGACGTCCTGCCGGCGGCCGACCCCGTCCCGGGAACCCTCGTCCACGTGGGGCGCCTCGTCCCGAAGAAGGGGCACGCCACGCTGTTCCGGGCCCTCACGGGGATGGCCGGCGTCCGGCTGACGTGCGTGGGCGACGGGCCGCTGCGCGCCGAACTCACCGCACTGGCGCGCGACCTCCGGCTCGACGTGGAGTTCACCGGCGCGCTCGACCACGCCGAGACGCTGCAGCGCATCGCGCGCTCGTCGCTGCTGTGCCTGCCCAGCACCACCGGACCCACGGGCGACCAGGAGGGACTCGGCCAGGTCCTCCTGGAGGCCGGGGCCCTCGGTCGTCCCGTCGTCGCCACCCGGCACGGCGGGATCCCCTCCGCGGTGGTCGACGGAACCACCGGACTGCTCGTCCCCGAACAGGACCCCGACGCCCTGGCCGCCGCCATCCGCCGGGTCCTCGAACGCCCACGACTGGCCGCCGACCTCGGCCGGGCCGCCGCCGCGCACGTGCGGGAGAACTTCGACGTCCGCGTCCAGACGGCACGGCTGGAAACCCTGCTCGACAGCCTGCTCGCCGACGGGGGTCCGCGGTGA
- a CDS encoding class I SAM-dependent methyltransferase, which translates to MDGPTDAVQDYYASYHERELARLVTAEGRLEFAVTTRLLAPHLPSAGRVLDLGGGPGRYSAWLAERGLEVTLADLSPNLLDLARRHLADRGVSVREVVQADARDMSRWPAGSFDAVLALGPFYHLPDPQDRERALAEVVRVTTPGGLVATAWMPRWSLLRRTLAIADERDRLTDPAFVDALLARGEYENPHRGRFTHAHGADPARLDQDLAQAGVRTVALASTDGFANGLHDAVDALRTQEPARYEAVLDLLARTATDPSLLGTAGHLLHLGRTG; encoded by the coding sequence GTGGACGGACCGACGGACGCCGTGCAGGACTACTACGCGAGCTACCACGAGCGGGAACTCGCCCGGCTCGTCACCGCCGAGGGCCGGCTCGAGTTCGCGGTCACGACGCGACTGCTCGCCCCGCACCTGCCCTCCGCCGGTCGCGTCCTCGACCTCGGCGGGGGCCCCGGCCGGTACAGCGCGTGGCTGGCCGAGCGAGGTCTGGAGGTCACGCTCGCGGACCTGTCACCGAACCTGTTGGACCTGGCGCGGCGGCACCTCGCCGACCGCGGGGTGAGCGTCCGGGAAGTCGTCCAGGCCGACGCCCGCGACATGAGCCGTTGGCCTGCAGGCTCTTTCGACGCCGTGCTGGCGCTCGGTCCGTTCTACCACCTGCCCGACCCGCAGGACAGGGAGCGGGCGCTGGCCGAGGTGGTCCGGGTGACGACGCCGGGTGGGCTCGTCGCGACGGCGTGGATGCCGCGGTGGTCACTGCTGCGGCGGACGCTGGCGATCGCGGACGAACGGGACCGGCTCACCGACCCGGCGTTCGTCGACGCGCTGCTCGCCCGGGGCGAGTACGAGAACCCCCACCGCGGCCGGTTCACCCACGCCCACGGCGCCGACCCCGCACGGCTGGACCAGGACCTCGCGCAGGCGGGAGTGCGGACGGTCGCACTGGCGTCGACGGACGGGTTCGCCAACGGACTGCACGACGCCGTCGACGCCCTGCGGACGCAGGAGCCGGCGCGGTACGAGGCCGTGCTCGACCTGCTCGCGCGCACGGCCACGGACCCGAGCCTGCTCGGGACGGCCGGGCACCTGCTGCACCTGGGCCGGACGGGGTGA
- a CDS encoding DLW-39 family protein translates to MKKVLLVGLLAGGVFAWRRRASQKAERELWAEATDTVR, encoded by the coding sequence GTGAAGAAGGTGCTGTTGGTGGGGCTGCTCGCCGGAGGAGTCTTCGCGTGGCGCCGACGGGCGTCGCAGAAGGCGGAGCGCGAACTGTGGGCCGAGGCCACCGACACGGTGCGCTGA
- a CDS encoding O-antigen ligase family protein, translating into MILVLALGLAGAFTGLLFCVTATDRTRLTVAAFLAVPQVFVGPLGTLNLPLSQCWVILIAVCWLLERKELPVRDPVFRAVLVLGVTQAAAISWSPDPMVGILEVARLISFAFLLLYAARVERVRAGALTGPFTVVLCWAVVNAVLVWVFRLSPAVESVFLQSPLAPLIVGPDAMTAFFDGGANNVTDPLKSGGFFINANVSSMFLGVATFCFLALGVGLRGAEHRRRKRLYAAGALVCWSATFMTGSKTAAALALVLPLAVRGVQVLGRPNARWFLPQAGAAIGLGVWLVPRLLEKYVPGYADASTESLASRAPMWEFAMTMFREHLVLGLGFGGWSRTIEQFAALGIETLPPHNLFIAAWASSGLPGVAGLLFLAVTILVVLTAIVVKNVGTHLARTTAFALGAWWWVLIHGMGDNTAVYGEAKSMILLAMLLGLVTSRLAAHRAAVEREAVPCPA; encoded by the coding sequence GTGATCCTCGTGCTGGCGCTGGGCCTGGCCGGCGCCTTCACCGGTCTGCTGTTCTGCGTCACCGCCACCGACCGCACGCGCCTCACCGTGGCGGCGTTCCTCGCCGTCCCGCAGGTGTTCGTCGGTCCGCTGGGGACGCTGAACCTGCCGCTGAGCCAGTGCTGGGTCATCCTCATCGCCGTCTGCTGGCTGCTGGAGCGCAAGGAACTGCCCGTCCGCGACCCGGTGTTCCGGGCGGTCCTCGTGCTCGGCGTCACCCAGGCCGCCGCCATCAGCTGGTCCCCGGACCCGATGGTCGGGATCCTCGAGGTGGCGCGGCTGATCTCGTTCGCCTTCCTCCTGCTGTACGCCGCGCGGGTCGAACGGGTCCGGGCCGGCGCACTCACCGGGCCGTTCACCGTCGTCCTGTGCTGGGCCGTCGTCAACGCGGTCCTCGTCTGGGTGTTCCGGCTCTCCCCCGCCGTGGAGTCGGTGTTCCTGCAGTCCCCGCTGGCGCCGCTCATCGTCGGCCCGGACGCCATGACGGCGTTCTTCGACGGCGGCGCGAACAACGTCACCGACCCGCTGAAGTCCGGCGGGTTCTTCATCAACGCGAACGTGTCCTCGATGTTCCTCGGCGTCGCGACGTTCTGCTTCCTCGCCCTCGGTGTCGGGCTGCGGGGTGCGGAGCACCGCCGCCGCAAGCGCCTGTACGCCGCCGGTGCGCTCGTGTGCTGGTCGGCCACCTTCATGACGGGGTCCAAGACGGCGGCGGCGCTCGCGCTCGTCCTGCCCCTGGCGGTCCGCGGCGTGCAGGTCCTGGGACGCCCGAACGCGCGCTGGTTCCTGCCGCAGGCCGGGGCCGCCATCGGGCTCGGCGTCTGGCTCGTGCCACGGCTGCTGGAGAAGTACGTCCCCGGCTACGCCGACGCCTCCACGGAGAGCCTGGCCAGCCGCGCCCCGATGTGGGAGTTCGCGATGACGATGTTCCGCGAGCACCTCGTCCTCGGCCTCGGGTTCGGTGGGTGGTCGCGGACCATCGAGCAGTTCGCGGCCCTCGGCATCGAGACCCTCCCCCCGCACAACCTCTTCATCGCCGCGTGGGCCTCCAGCGGTCTCCCCGGCGTCGCGGGGCTGCTGTTCCTGGCGGTCACGATCCTCGTCGTGCTGACCGCGATCGTGGTCAAGAACGTCGGGACGCACCTGGCCCGGACCACCGCGTTCGCGCTCGGCGCGTGGTGGTGGGTGCTCATCCACGGCATGGGCGACAACACCGCCGTGTACGGCGAGGCCAAGTCGATGATCCTGCTCGCGATGCTGCTGGGGCTCGTCACGAGCCGGCTCGCCGCGCACCGGGCGGCGGTCGAGCGCGAGGCGGTCCCGTGCCCCGCGTAG
- a CDS encoding glycosyltransferase family 4 protein — protein sequence MNRRVLVLTRSLPLHHAGGMESVTWDLCRALAARGTDVTVVTTRVPGSPPEFLADGVRVRALPGTVPGRYTRSWWNASRTAVAADLARGVDGVLSVSAGGFGVLDLARSAGARCVLQAHGTSVNEIVSKLGGRRLKPLISLPRNISGLANDVATYRRFHDVVAVGPSVAQSLTQFPLGRAVGMPPVHLLENGVDTDVFRPDPTARERVRAELHASGPLFVVVGRLHPQKRVDRSVRLLREFPDATLVLAGDGPDRTALQTLAHDLDVEDRVRFLGAVDRSRVPGVLAAADVSLLTSQWREGLPMAVLESLACGTPAVTSRTAAPVEGTNVPRVDAADPDDLAAAVRRLLSHGRPGTSLLPDRYALSGVAARYAALLGVP from the coding sequence GTGAACCGCCGGGTGCTCGTGCTGACGCGGTCCCTGCCGCTGCACCACGCGGGCGGGATGGAGTCGGTGACGTGGGACCTGTGCCGCGCGCTCGCCGCCCGCGGCACCGACGTCACGGTGGTGACGACGCGGGTTCCGGGTTCTCCCCCCGAGTTCCTCGCGGACGGTGTCCGCGTCCGCGCACTGCCCGGAACCGTCCCCGGCCGGTACACGCGCTCGTGGTGGAACGCGTCCCGCACGGCGGTCGCGGCGGACCTGGCCCGAGGCGTCGACGGCGTGCTGTCCGTGAGCGCCGGGGGTTTCGGCGTCCTCGACCTCGCCCGGTCCGCCGGTGCTCGGTGCGTCCTGCAGGCGCACGGGACGTCCGTCAACGAGATCGTCTCGAAACTCGGCGGTCGGCGACTCAAACCCCTGATCTCGCTGCCGCGCAACATCTCCGGGCTCGCCAACGACGTGGCCACCTACCGCCGGTTCCACGACGTCGTCGCCGTCGGGCCGAGCGTCGCGCAGTCGCTGACGCAGTTCCCGCTGGGGCGCGCCGTCGGGATGCCACCGGTCCACCTCCTCGAGAACGGCGTGGACACCGACGTGTTCCGACCGGACCCCACCGCCCGCGAGCGCGTGCGCGCCGAACTGCACGCCTCCGGTCCGCTGTTCGTCGTCGTCGGTCGGCTGCACCCGCAGAAGCGGGTCGACCGGTCGGTCCGCCTGCTGCGGGAGTTCCCCGACGCGACCCTCGTCCTCGCCGGCGACGGCCCGGACCGCACGGCCCTGCAGACCCTGGCCCACGACCTCGACGTCGAGGACCGCGTGCGGTTCCTCGGGGCGGTCGACCGTTCCCGGGTTCCCGGGGTGCTGGCGGCGGCCGACGTCTCGCTGCTGACGTCCCAGTGGCGCGAGGGACTGCCGATGGCCGTCCTGGAGTCCCTGGCGTGCGGAACCCCCGCGGTGACGTCCCGGACCGCGGCTCCCGTCGAGGGGACGAACGTTCCCCGGGTCGACGCGGCGGACCCTGACGACCTCGCCGCGGCGGTGCGCCGCCTGCTGAGCCACGGGAGACCGGGGACGTCCCTGCTGCCGGACCGGTACGCGTTGTCGGGGGTCGCCGCCCGGTACGCAGCCCTGCTCGGCGTCCCGTGA
- a CDS encoding PadR family transcriptional regulator, translating to MTPDAPDRRAQLLRGSLDLCVLAALAQQPGHAYELASRLAEAGLRDVSYGTVYPMITRLRRSGLLHEQTEASPVGPARKVFSLSAAGREALDDWLAQWQRATLDVETVLRSTGVWAGRGA from the coding sequence ATGACACCGGACGCGCCGGACCGCCGCGCGCAGCTGCTGCGGGGATCCCTCGACCTCTGCGTCCTGGCGGCCCTGGCCCAGCAGCCGGGCCACGCCTACGAACTGGCCTCCCGCCTCGCGGAGGCGGGTCTGCGGGACGTCAGCTACGGCACGGTGTACCCGATGATCACGCGTCTGCGCAGGTCAGGGCTCCTGCACGAGCAGACCGAGGCGAGTCCCGTCGGCCCCGCGCGCAAGGTGTTCTCGCTCAGCGCCGCGGGTCGGGAGGCCCTCGACGACTGGCTCGCGCAGTGGCAGCGGGCGACCCTCGACGTCGAGACCGTCCTGCGCAGCACCGGGGTCTGGGCGGGGAGGGGCGCGTGA
- a CDS encoding SigE family RNA polymerase sigma factor, with amino-acid sequence MNREEHFTSWAHEATPQLRRIARLLAGDFHIGEDLLQDVYARMYARWPRIQDPSAYARRALANAATSRWRHRSHRHEAVRDVDDHLAGADPSQPLVDLEQRADLLAVLRPLPPRQRAVIVLRYLDDRSDDQVADLLDISVGTVKSQASRALARLRQALPGRAAGEPPQPDRPSPEVPSSAASLVDWARS; translated from the coding sequence ATGAACCGGGAAGAGCACTTCACCTCCTGGGCACACGAAGCGACCCCGCAGCTGCGGCGCATCGCCCGACTCCTGGCCGGCGACTTCCACATCGGCGAGGACCTCCTGCAGGACGTCTACGCCAGGATGTACGCCCGCTGGCCCCGCATCCAGGACCCCAGCGCCTACGCCCGCCGCGCCCTCGCCAACGCCGCCACCTCACGATGGCGCCACCGGTCCCACCGCCACGAAGCCGTCCGCGACGTCGACGACCACCTCGCCGGCGCCGACCCCTCCCAGCCGCTGGTCGACCTCGAACAGCGCGCCGACCTCCTCGCGGTCCTGCGCCCGCTGCCACCACGCCAACGTGCGGTGATCGTCCTGCGCTACCTCGACGACCGCAGCGACGACCAGGTCGCCGATCTGCTCGACATCAGCGTCGGCACCGTCAAGAGCCAAGCCTCCCGGGCCCTGGCCCGGCTGCGCCAGGCCCTGCCCGGCCGTGCTGCCGGGGAACCACCCCAGCCGGACCGGCCGAGCCCAGAGGTTCCCTCCTCCGCTGCCTCCCTCGTGGATTGGGCGCGCTCGTGA
- a CDS encoding glycosyltransferase, whose amino-acid sequence MTTDPGLRIALVHEWIAARAGAEQVFEVLAGVWPGADLHALSAAPGVRLDLGGRAVRTTALDRFRDQRALALPLMPVAWARHARDVQGSYDLVVTSHHAFATSNRLVAPHGVHLAYVHTPARYVWSPELDGRGTSPLLAPARRALAAADHRAARRVTAFAANSAEVARRIERFWGRDAVVVHPPVDVARFAATGPDTLDLPDGFLLALGRFVPYKNHLLAVDVAERAGRPVVVAGTGPLLPVLRARAATAAVPVVVLDRPSHDTVRELLRRAAVLVFPTVEDFGIVPVEAMASGTPVLAPRRGGSGETVLDGVSGALVDELTVDALVEALPRAEACRPADCRTRALAFDVDRFTARIRDWVGEHTGVLRP is encoded by the coding sequence ATGACCACGGACCCCGGCCTGCGCATCGCCCTGGTGCACGAGTGGATCGCGGCGCGCGCGGGCGCCGAGCAGGTCTTCGAGGTGCTCGCCGGCGTGTGGCCCGGCGCGGACCTGCACGCCCTCAGCGCCGCCCCGGGAGTCCGGCTGGACCTCGGCGGCCGCGCCGTCCGGACCACGGCGCTCGACCGGTTCCGCGACCAACGCGCCCTCGCCCTGCCGCTGATGCCCGTCGCCTGGGCCCGGCACGCGCGCGACGTCCAGGGCAGCTACGACCTCGTCGTCACCTCCCACCACGCGTTCGCGACGTCGAACCGCCTCGTCGCCCCCCACGGCGTCCACCTCGCCTACGTCCACACCCCCGCCCGGTACGTCTGGAGCCCCGAGCTCGACGGCCGCGGGACGTCCCCGCTGCTCGCGCCGGCCCGCCGGGCGCTGGCCGCGGCCGACCACCGCGCGGCCCGCAGGGTCACCGCCTTCGCCGCCAACAGCGCCGAGGTCGCCCGCCGCATCGAGCGGTTCTGGGGCCGCGACGCCGTCGTCGTCCACCCGCCCGTCGACGTCGCCCGCTTCGCCGCCACCGGTCCGGACACCCTCGACCTGCCCGACGGGTTCCTCCTGGCCCTCGGCCGCTTCGTCCCGTACAAGAACCACCTGCTCGCCGTCGACGTCGCCGAACGCGCCGGCCGTCCCGTCGTCGTCGCCGGCACCGGGCCGCTGCTGCCCGTGCTGCGCGCACGCGCCGCGACCGCCGCGGTCCCCGTCGTCGTCCTCGACCGCCCCTCGCACGACACCGTCCGGGAACTGCTGCGGCGCGCCGCCGTCCTCGTCTTCCCCACCGTGGAGGACTTCGGCATCGTCCCCGTCGAGGCGATGGCGTCCGGGACGCCGGTCCTGGCCCCCCGCCGCGGCGGGTCCGGGGAGACCGTCCTGGACGGCGTCTCCGGCGCCCTGGTCGACGAGCTGACCGTCGACGCCCTCGTCGAGGCCCTCCCGCGCGCGGAGGCCTGCCGTCCGGCCGACTGCCGGACGCGCGCCCTCGCCTTCGACGTCGACCGCTTCACCGCCCGGATCCGCGACTGGGTCGGTGAGCACACGGGGGTGCTGCGCCCGTGA